From Eremothecium sinecaudum strain ATCC 58844 chromosome V, complete sequence, a single genomic window includes:
- the URK1 gene encoding uridine kinase URK1 (Syntenic homolog of Ashbya gossypii ADR288W; Syntenic homolog of Saccharomyces cerevisiae YNR012W (URK1)) — protein sequence MNKGTRAGTTSAPRPAHDHLHQKSRNLSNVHPATVNSSGTCYMPPWITPYFIGVGGTSGSGKTSIAAKIVSSINTPWTVLISLDNFYKPLNQEERDQAFKNDYDFDQPEALDLDLAYECLRALKEGKKAVMPVYSFIHHNRVPDKNITVYGASVVVIEGIYALHDKRITDLMDLKVYVDADLDICLARRLSRDIISRGRDLSSCLQQWERFVKPNADKFVKPTMKNADAILPSMSDNSIATKMLINHIQSKLQHKSQNHINELIRLGHESVPLHALHNIHQLPPTNQVRSLQTMILNNNLSRDGFVFYFDRIATILVSNALDNIAATVSETEVITTSGYKVDTPLVVNFDKVTAINIVRSGDCFMRSLRKTIPNIAIGKLLIQSDSQTGEPQLHCEFLPSNIHENFEQVLLMDAQIISGAAIIMAIQVLVDHGVELSNIKVIAYLATEVGIRRIINAFTDKVSIYTGEIISEKAMQENKCNWARVRFIDSRYFGCD from the coding sequence ATGAATAAGGGGACTCGAGCAGGTACTACCTCGGCACCGCGACCTGCTCATGATCATTTACATCAAAAATCAAGAAACCTGTCTAATGTTCATCCTGCGACTGTTAATAGTTCAGGAACTTGCTATATGCCTCCATGGATAACTCCATATTTCATTGGTGTTGGTGGAACTTCTGGTTCAGGCAAAACTAGTATTGCTGCAAAAATTGTTTCATCGATAAATACTCCTTGGACTGTACTAATATCGTTGGATAATTTCTATAAGCCTTTGAATCAGGAAGAGCGTGACCAGGCTTTCAAAAATGACTATGATTTTGATCAGCCAGAAGCCCTTGACTTGGATTTGGCGTATGAGTGCTTGCGAGCTTTAAAAGAAGGTAAAAAGGCAGTGATGCCTGTATACAGTTTTATTCATCATAATCGGGTTCCAGACAAGAACATTACGGTTTATGGAGCCAGTGTAGTTGTTATTGAGGGGATATATGCATTGCATGACAAACGAATCACTGATCTTATGGATTTGAAGGTGTATGTGGATGCTGATTTGGATATATGCCTTGCTAGAAGGTTATCTCGGGACATTATTTCAAGAGGAAGAGACTTGAGCAGTTGCCTCCAACAATGGGAACGGTTTGTCAAACCTAATGCCGATAAGTTTGTAAAGCCAACAATGAAAAATGCAGATGCTATTTTGCCTTCTATGTCAGACAATAGTATTGCTACCAAGATGTTGATCAACCATATTCAGTCGAAACTGCAGCACAAGTCTCAAAATCATATTAATGAACTTATCAGGTTGGGGCATGAAAGTGTACCATTGCATGCATTGCACAACATTCACCAACTGCCTCCAACTAACCAGGTGCGCTCGTTACAAACTATGATATTGAACAATAACTTGAGTCGTGATGGTTTTGTGTTCTATTTCGACAGGATTGCAACAATATTGGTTTCTAATGCTTTGGATAATATAGCTGCAACTGTGAGTGAAACTGAGGTTATAACCACCTCGGGTTATAAAGTAGATACTCCTCTGGTTGTCAATTTTGATAAAGTCACCGCTATCAATATTGTGAGGTCTGGAGACTGCTTTATGCGTTCATTGCGTAAGACCATCCCTAACATCGCAATAGGGAAGCTGCTGATTCAGTCTGACTCCCAAACTGGTGAACCTCAATTGCATTGTGAGTTCCTGCCAAGCAACATTCATGAGAACTTTGAACAAGTGCTGTTGATGGACGCACAAATTATTTCAGGTGCCGCTATAATCATGGCAATCCAAGTTCTAGTTGATCATGGCGTGGAACTATCTAATATTAAGGTTATTGCTTATTTAGCAACGGAAGTTGGTATTAGAAGGATCATCAATGCATTTACCGATAAGGTTTCTATATACACCGGAGAAATTATTTCTGAAAAAGCCATGCAGGAAAATAAATGCAATTGGGCTAGGGTTAGGTTTATAGATTCCAGGTACTTCGGTTGCGACTAG
- the PHO91 gene encoding Pho91p (Syntenic homolog of Ashbya gossypii ADR289C; Syntenic homolog of Saccharomyces cerevisiae YNR013C (PHO91)) — protein sequence MKFSHSLQFNAVPEWTSKYIAYSQLKKLTYKLQKEKLYHGNSVAEGSEVALLVENFEKPFIDALDKELRKIDKFFNSQETGILANFQEFRDDFEELQFEVQMRALDAGKLNGSAVSFTRSDVDETVEDHNDMERGSYNLGSSNVLQDILLPLTRDTMYTSQEALLEQQVAFKKRVAVLFTRLSELKSYIELNKTGFSKICKKFDKSLESNVRDWYMESLPKRTHVFAPETIEKIDACIKQTVAIYAQLMGGSSPGVAIDTVNDQTKLHEAERELSVQLRDYVVWERNTVWKDMMNLERKAQNAKTKPIQEHTLESAQDGSLNNFMHSDAKLAIVPSNYLRLIVRSPRFLKFLGISLIFLVLLVVLPVEDILQKNCLAILIYASLLWATEAIPLFVTSLMLPLLIVTFPVIRDPVTSTAMTATKASHYILSSMWSSVIMLLLGGFTLASALSKYNIAKVLSTHVLASAGTEPKAVLLTTMFLATFTSMWVSNVAAPVLCYSIVQPLLRTMPKGSHFGKSLILGIALASNIGGMASPIASPQNIFAIGVMDPTPSWFQWFLVSIPVCLLSVLAIWLFLLVTFPRDRNLKLLRLHPIDEPFSVQQWYIVFVTVLTILLWCLGSKLSSVFGEMGIISIVPMLLLFGTGLLDSDDFNNFMWTIVILAMGGTCLGRAVSSSGLLESAALVIKNHLESSSIFTIVLISGAGIVTMATFVSHTVAAIIIVPLMKELGSNLAGSDHSRLLVMTTALLCSAGMGLPTSGFPNVTAISMIDDLGDRYLDVGAFIKRGVPASILTYFIVITVGFLMMSISRF from the coding sequence ATGAAGTTTTCGCACTCGTTACAGTTCAATGCTGTACCCGAGTGGACATCGAAGTACATTGCGTACTCACAGTTAAAGAAGCTGACGTATAAGCTTCAGAAGGAGAAACTATACCATGGTAACTCTGTTGCTGAAGGGTCGGAGGTTGCTTTACTGGTAGAGAATTTCGAGAAACCATTTATTGATGCATTGGATAAGGAGTTAAGGAAGATTGACAAGTTCTTCAACTCCCAGGAAACAGGGATTCTTGCTAATTTTCAAGAATTTCGAGATGATTTCGAGGAACTACAGTTTGAAGTGCAGATGCGAGCTTTGGATGCTGGCAAACTGAATGGTTCCGCGGTATCTTTTACAAGGTCTGATGTCGACGAGACTGTTGAAGATCATAACGATATGGAGCGGGGATCGTACAACCTCGGATCTTCGAATGTACTTCAAGATATTTTGCTCCCATTGACGCGCGATACAATGTACACATCCCAGGAAGCGTTATTAGAACAGCAAGTGGCTTTTAAGAAGCGGGTTGCGGTCTTGTTTACCCGTCTGTCCGAGTTGAAATCGTACATAGAACTTAACAAGACTGGATTCTCAAAGATTTGCAAGAAGTTTGATAAATCTCTAGAGTCAAATGTGAGGGATTGGTACATGGAGTCGCTACCTAAGAGAACCCATGTCTTTGCGCCTGAGACAATAGAGAAGATCGACGCTTGCATTAAACAAACAGTTGCAATTTATGCTCAATTGATGGGTGGCTCATCTCCTGGCGTTGCAATTGACACTGTAAATGATCAGACAAAGCTTCACGAAGCAGAGCGTGAGTTATCTGTACAACTGCGTGATTATGTCGTGTGGGAGAGGAATACTGTATGGAAGGATATGATGAATCTAGAGAGGAAGGCACAGAATGCAAAGACAAAACCGATTCAGGAACATACGCTGGAATCAGCTCAGGACGGAAGCCTGAATAATTTTATGCACAGTGATGCTAAGTTGGCTATAGTGCCTTCCAACTACTTGAGATTGATTGTTCGGTCCCCGAGGTTCTTGAAGTTTTTAGGTATTAGTTTGATATTTTTGGTTTTATTAGTGGTCTTGCCAGTAGAAGACATTCTGCAAAAAAACTGCCTTGCGATCTTAATCTATGCATCTTTGCTATGGGCCACAGAAGCGATACCCCTCTTTGTAACGTCATTAATGCTTCCACTGCTTATTGTAACGTTCCCTGTTATACGTGACCCAGTCACCTCTACCGCTATGACAGCTACCAAAGCTTCCCATTATATTTTATCCTCGATGTGGTCCAGTGTGATAATGCTTTTGTTAGGCGGGTTTACGCTGGCGTCAGCTTTATCGAAATACAATATTGCAAAGGTGTTATCTACTCACGTACTCGCTTCTGCGGGAACAGAACCGAAGGCCGTTCTACTAACCACAATGTTTTTAGCAACATTCACATCAATGTGGGTTTCCAATGTTGCTGCTCCTGTACTATGCTATTCAATTGTACAACCGTTATTACGAACAATGCCTAAGGGGTCCCATTTTGGAAAATCATTGATATTAGGAATCGCACTGGCATCGAATATAGGGGGAATGGCTTCTCCAATTGCATCTCCACAAAATATTTTTGCAATTGGTGTTATGGATCCCACTCCCTCATGGTTCCAGTGGTTTCTAGTATCTATTCCAGTTTGCTTGCTCTCCGTTTTGGCGATCTGGCTTTTCCTTTTAGTCACTTTCCCAAGGGATCGGAATCTGAAGTTATTGAGGTTACATCCTATCGACGAACCATTCAGTGTACAACAGTGGTATATTGTTTTTGTAACAGTGCTGACGATTTTATTATGGTGCCTAGGAAGCAAATTGTCATCGGTATTCGGTGAAATGGGTATCATATCAATAGTTCCAATGTTGCTGCTTTTTGGCACCGGGTTACTAGATTCAGATGACTTCAATAACTTCATGTGGACAATTGTCATCCTTGCGATGGGTGGGACATGTTTAGGCAGGGcagtttcttcttctggCCTTTTAGAAAGCGCTGCGCTCGTAATTAAAAACCATTTGGAATCATCTTCCATATTTACAATTGTACTCATATCTGGGGCTGGTATAGTAACAATGGCAACATTTGTGTCACATACAGTAGCCGCGATTATTATAGTTCCACTTATGAAGGAATTGGGCTCCAACTTGGCAGGGAGTGACCATTCAAGACTTTTAGTTATGACTACAGCATTACTCTGCTCTGCAGGGATGGGACTGCCTACTTCAGGGTTTCCCAATGTAACTGCAATATCCATGATCGATGATCTAGGAGACCGTTATTTGGATGTAGGAGCCTTCATAAAACGAGGAGTACCAGCGAGCATCTTAACTTACTTTATTGTAATTACAGTCGGATTTTTGATGATGAGCATTAGCCGCTTTTGA
- a CDS encoding uncharacterized protein (Syntenic homolog of Ashbya gossypii AAR074C; Syntenic homolog of Saccharomyces cerevisiae YMR206W and YNR014W), translating into MKMTEVQLNRTVSMSDDRNCDLSRPQLVSQGTSDAVHAARCYPHCGVAQCVHVREPRDCDEVFAVDNDIRARPVRFLQTRELSSYPGEYKLSHDDNGLASGELQFCTNRRASNASVEGYDYSMPLSAGTVQSVESSAYLSSPCTKHHHRRNSIAVRFTTCSTPRNM; encoded by the coding sequence ATGAAAATGACTGAGGTGCAGCTGAACAGAACGGTGAGCATGTCGGATGACCGAAATTGTGACCTTTCACGCCCGCAGCTGGTTTCGCAGGGCACCAGCGATGCTGTGCACGCGGCTAGGTGTTATCCACATTGTGGTGTCGCTCAGTGCGTTCATGTTCGTGAGCCACGTGACTGTGATGAAGTGTTTGCCGTAGATAATGATATAAGAGCGCGGCCTGTGAGGTTTCTCCAGACTCGGGAATTAAGTTCGTATCCAGGGGAATATAAGTTGTCTCATGATGATAATGGGTTGGCTTCAGGGGAGCTACAGTTTTGTACGAATCGTAGGGCCAGCAACGCATCTGTAGAAGGCTATGACTATTCTATGCCTCTCAGCGCTGGAACGGTGCAATCGGTAGAAAGTAGTGCGTACTTGTCATCACCTTGCACGAAGCATCATCATAGACGGAATTCTATTGCTGTTAGATTTACTACGTGTAGCACCCCTAGGAACATGTGA
- a CDS encoding HER176Cp (Syntenic homolog of Ashbya gossypii AAR073W; Syntenic homolog of Ashbya gossypii NOHBY109; No homolog in Saccharomyces cerevisiae; Syntenic homolog of Kluyveromyces lactis KLLA0F06116g): protein MFRALRNKVQNKNRHSDPVLDAEKFKSNHRIIKPNGRLHSSAQSQLAPRKYDVSSTGQRSVATNDSRYIGDHGVKDTYEELLTSVDLCSRFAKDDSANSKRIGQYYVYDFTVYRGGKNAQDVSDPNFNIFNKPGGVTPTAVRYVAFRLASLFKEQLNAKLTKNNSNDTSMIRSAMEIFKPNLSHYSHSETRETKKILASFFPSDGCSLAGELLEQQIRHHFESDWNRLILALRTLWSYLPMGLIPWDSYLSFKRLEEKHAYPMTAFHTYLPQVLPSSDYTCLAYSFLEILVAIIGKTDLIVETTIQMDLVFTAGQICFARDNKLLRYRNENDSENRHSLSLSRLYYTRGSALHHIFVSYLRSLMDKGKIKDFYLIDNFNLQEYPPGPYKPLNQKALTMTVPKFLADGEMRNDFNRLISFAARATSRIYSSHHTFSKMENYFLEKFEENPLKVIEGTFSKSSLRYLHKFDRNFSTRYFKSLNDKTMWSKALQNLDANNEYAVATWIESCKNHGFNDFLSILEEGSAPDGTLALGSPHLSNLIADSQKEELEDIYPVRLSKMSVSEWFISSWKYEMFLGKIHNTLVIKLTKRVGDCDWLVISTDDRVVKTDHALKTDRRDLPKSIPSGRSSHKSTIQLPTPDTPKSRYNDASSLKHRPPPLNLLGEQSVSPLMSSGPFSIKDHIGSGTTPTSSPRITGDEFSSMYKKYSPKHKFPASHRSASISSTGTQKSRDEESLSEIQASSTAPLRIISRGEAYGTLTNAFPFPKPVPKKGGPTNPSNTSFDRYPHEREISIITEETELDMNKCLTPNPVYHLADAMHFDESEGSPKYFADSSILPEFSTAMSTISSSGNKNTESPLSNNFAELGIQDMQLQHQSRSTPIPDIQDEVYHTPPEEIVEGLTRRGSRDTILVFPKNDQSSKKDEDDVNNVSINGSTDNRRVESNPQSKDSTRVSIESEDFQFIFSKAPCTFRSASTPRNEQTKDFIEEFIAYADPPPKKENDTRPSSTDRPTLFERINHYYQHSAFEDVSKNMYNTSRERAYTLKPISPPTRVPTETTETSKSIAMHPAAITSPIESPRGDASSTSSEDGHHHKFRSVLLKTKRSLCSIKNR, encoded by the coding sequence ATGTTTAGGGCGCTTCGAAATAAGGTCCAGAACAAGAATCGCCACTCAGACCCGGTGTTGGATGCGGAGAAGTTTAAGTCGAACCACCGGATAATCAAACCGAATGGGCGGTTGCACAGTTCTGCTCAGTCCCAGCTTGCGCCGCGGAAGTACGACGTGAGCTCTACTGGGCAGCGGTCGGTAGCTACTAACGACTCCAGGTATATTGGCGACCACGGGGTGAAGGATACGTATGAGGAGTTACTAACATCCGTCGACCTTTGCTCCCGTTTTGCGAAAGATGATTCTGCCAACAGTAAAAGAATCGGGCAGTACTATGTGTATGATTTTACGGTATACCGCGGGGGAAAGAACGCGCAGGATGTGAGTGATCCaaactttaatatatttaacAAACCGGGGGGCGTGACGCCGACAGCGGTTAGGTACGTCGCATTCCGTCTCGCGTCTCTATTCAAGGAGCAGTTGAATGCTAAGTTGACGAAGAACAACTCCAACGATACTTCCATGATTCGTTCCGCGATGGAGATTTTTAAGCCGAATTTGTCACATTATTCGCACAGTGAAACCAGAGAAACCAAGAAAATTTTGGCATCCTTCTTTCCCAGTGATGGATGCTCGCTTGCTGGCGAGCTTTTGGAGCAACAGATTCGTCATCATTTTGAAAGTGATTGGAACAGATTGATTTTGGCGCTTCGAACTCTATGGTCATACCTGCCCATGGGACTTATCCCATGGGACTCTTACTTATCCTTTAAGCGGTTGGAAGAGAAACATGCATACCCGATGACTGCGTTCCATACTTACTTACCCCAGGTCTTGCCCAGTAGCGATTACACGTGTCTGGCATATTCGTTTCTAGAAATTTTAGTTGCTATTATTGGCAAGACAGATCTAATAGTCGAGACGACTATTCAGATGGATCTGGTATTTACAGCTGGACAGATTTGTTTTGCTAGAGATAATAAGCTATTAAGATACAGAAATGAAAATGACAGCGAAAATCGCCACAGTCTAAGTTTGAGCAGGCTATATTACACTAGAGGTTCCGCATTGCATCATATTTTTGTTTCATACCTTCGATCACTAATGGATAAGGGTAAAATCAAGGATTTCTACCTTATTGATAACTTTAATCTTCAAGAATACCCCCCCGGTCCTTACAAGCCCTTGAACCAGAAAGCTTTAACGATGACTGTACCTAAGTTCCTTGCTGATGGCGAAATGCGTAATGATTTTAACCGGTTAATAAGCTTTGCAGCAAGGGCTACGTCGCGCATCTACTCATCTCATCATACGTTCTCTAAAATGGAAAACTATTTCCTGGAAAAGTTTGAGGAAAATCCTCTTAAAGTAATTGAGGGCACATTTTCGAAATCTTCCTTACGGTACTTGCATAAGTTTGACAGGAATTTCAGTACTAGGTATTTCAAATCGCTGAACGATAAGACCATGTGGAGCAAAGCTTTACAAAACCTTGATGCAAACAACGAATATGCTGTGGCTACATGGATCGAATCTTGCAAGAACCACGGATTTAATGATTTCCTGTCGATCTTAGAGGAAGGCTCGGCTCCTGACGGAACTTTAGCCCTCGGAAGTCCGCACTTAAGCAATTTAATTGCTGACAGTCAAAAGGAGGAACTTGAAGATATATACCCTGTGCGACTTTCTAAAATGTCTGTATCCGAGTGGTTCATTTCTTCATGGAAGTACGAAATGTTCCTGGGCAAGATCCACAACACTTTAGTGATTAAATTGACAAAGAGAGTTGGAGACTGTGACTGGTTGGTGATTAGTACTGATGACAGAGTAGTTAAGACTGATCATGCCTTAAAAACTGACCGCCGTGATTTACCAAAGAGCATACCCAGTGGCCGCAGTTCGCACAAGTCAACTATTCAGCTGCCAACCCCAGATACCCCTAAGTCCAGATATAATGATGCTTCTTCGTTAAAGCACAGACCACCGccattgaatcttttgGGGGAACAGTCAGTGTCTCCTTTAATGAGTTCCGGTCCGTTTTCAATTAAAGATCACATTGGTTCGGGCACCACCCCCACAAGCTCTCCTAGGATAACAGGTGATGAATTCTCATCCATGTACAAGAAATATAGTCCGAAACACAAATTCCCAGCGAGTCATAGGAGTGCCTCGATTTCTTCCACAGGTACTCAAAAAAGTCGCGATGAAGAATCACTTTCTGAGATCCAAGCATCCTCCACAGCTCCGCTGCGCATAATTTCTAGGGGAGAAGCCTATGGTACACTTACAAATGCTTTTCCATTTCCAAAACCTGTACCAAAGAAAGGTGGACCCACCAATCCTTCTAATACCTCTTTCGATAGATATCCTCATGAGCGCGAAATATCCATTATTACAGAAGAAACTGAGTTAGATATGAACAAGTGCTTGACCCCTAATCCTGTATACCATTTGGCCGACGCTATGCATTTCGATGAATCAGAAGGCTCTCCGAAGTACTTTGCCGACAGCTCCATATTACCTGAATTTAGCACTGCAATGAGCACAATAAGTTCTTCAGGAAATAAGAATACGGAAAGTCCTTTATCAAATAATTTTGCTGAATTGGGCATACAGGATATGCAATTACAGCACCAATCTCGTTCAACTCCTATCCCAGACATTCAAGACGAAGTTTACCACACGCCACCAGAAGAGATAGTAGAAGGTTTGACAAGGCGGGGAAGCCGAGACACCATACTCGTTTTTCCAAAAAACGATCAGAGCTCCAAGAAGGATGAAGATGATGTCAATAATGTATCTATAAATGGATCCACTGATAACCGTAGAGTAGAATCAAACCCTCAGTCAAAGGATTCGACAAGGGTCAGCATAGAATCAGAAGATTTCCAATTTATCTTCAGCAAAGCACCATGTACCTTTCGGAGCGCCTCAACCCCTCGCAACGAACAAACGAAAGATTTCATTGAAGAATTTATTGCTTATGCTGATCCTCCTCccaaaaaagaaaatgatACACGACCTTCATCTACAGATCGTCCAACGTTGTTTGAAAGAATCAATCATTACTACCAACACAGTGCATTCGAAGATGTTTCAAAGAATATGTATAATACATCACGGGAGCGAGCATATACTCTAAAGCCTATCTCACCGCCAACGCGTGTACCAACCGAAACTACTGAGACCTCTAAATCAATAGCTATGCATCCAGCTGCTATTACTAGTCCTATTGAAAGTCCCCGTGGTGACGCTTCGTCGACATCTTCTGAAGACGGGCATCATCACAAGTTCAGGTCCGTACTGCTAAAAACTAAAAGAAGCCTCTGCAGCATTAAAAATCGCTAA
- the SMM1 gene encoding tRNA-dihydrouridine(20) synthase (NAD(+)) (Syntenic homolog of Ashbya gossypii AAR072C; Syntenic homolog of Saccharomyces cerevisiae YNR015W (SMM1)) — translation MVSYAGKLVLAPMVRAGELPTRLLALKHGADLVWGPEIVDKKLIQCRREINEALKTVDFIIGNKEEGKSPVVVFRTLPEAESGKLIFQLGTASPLLAVEAANIVIRDIDGIDVNAGCPKHFSIHSGMGAALLKTPDTLCSILEALVEKVGKPNNKPISVKIRLLEDERSTLELVSKLCNTGISNLTVHCRTTPMRNREMPIRDYLPGIHSICRERNVSLIMNGAIESRAQFMAVRKELQLPEDVGGMIAEAAEQNATVFSESPLPWYAAVKEYLAIARNVGHVMNVKFMLGRMIPGKSPFYNYFTRCKRIEEIEYVMKHMDEKGGCTEDLSAYLEQCRKEDKKSAEKLNAAKAKSGAKAKNGSKKRPIKEDTINGDEGKKMSRVNA, via the coding sequence ATGGTTAGTTATGCTGGTAAGCTGGTGCTAGCCCCTATGGTTCGGGCCGGAGAGCTACCCACGAGGCTTTTGGCTTTGAAGCACGGAGCAGATTTGGTTTGGGGACCTGAAATAGTGGATAAGAAGCTTATCCAATGCCGAAGAGAGATAAACGAGGCTCTAAAAACTGTTGATTTTATCATAGGGAACAAAGAAGAGGGTAAGTCACCCGTGGTCGTGTTCAGGACTCTCCCGGAGGCTGAAAGTGGTAAACTTATTTTCCAGCTGGGCACAGCGTCGCCTTTACTGGCCGTAGAGGCTGCAAATATAGTCATCCGGGACATCGATGGGATCGATGTTAATGCTGGGTGTCCGAAGCACTTTTCGATCCATTCTGGCATGGGTGCAGCGTTGTTGAAGACTCCCGATACGTTGTGCAGCATACTGGAGGCGCTGGTGGAGAAGGTTGGAAAGCCGAACAACAAGCCGATTAGTGTGAAGATTAGATTATTAGAGGACGAGAGGTCTACTCTCGAGCTTGTGAGCAAGCTGTGCAATACCGGGATCAGTAATCTGACCGTTCATTGCAGGACTACTCCGATGCGTAACAGAGAAATGCCTATCCGAGACTATCTTCCTGGTATTCACAGTATATGCCGGGAACGGAACGTTTCCCTGATTATGAACGGTGCCATAGAAAGCAGGGCCCAGTTCATGGCTGTTCGTAAGGAACTGCAACTACCAGAAGACGTGGGAGGCATGATCGCTGAAGCGGCAGAACAAAACGCTACAGTGTTCTCTGAATCGCCGTTACCGTGGTATGCCGCAGTGAAGGAGTATTTGGCTATTGCCAGGAATGTTGGTCATGTTATGAACGTTAAGTTTATGCTGGGAAGAATGATCCCGGGTAAATCACCCTTCTACAATTATTTTACCCGCTGTAAACGGATAGAGGAGATAGAATATGTTATGAAGCATATGGATGAGAAAGGAGGATGTACTGAAGATCTCTCGGCGTACCTGGAACAATGCAGGAAAGAGGATAAGAAGAGCGCAGAGAAGTTAAATGCTGCCAAGGCGAAAAGCGGTGCCAAGGCGAAAAATGGTAGCAAGAAGCGGCCGATCAAGGAGGACACGATAAATGGCGACGAAGGTAAAAAAATGTCTAGAGTGAACGCATAG